The Cohnella abietis genome has a segment encoding these proteins:
- a CDS encoding phage portal protein, whose amino-acid sequence MRTETTAIIANIAANAPMNEMAIIKQEIQHWLSSDLRKMMLEGNRYYRNKTDALKRKRMVIGQDGISVEDKNLANNKIVHGFLRKLTDQKVGYLLSKPMSLKTKNEAYQALLEEIFNKSFARTLKNLGKKSIIKGKEWLHPYYDEVGNFSVEIIPSEECIPQWKDSAHTILDAMIRFYDVETYVASEKRIVKKIEYWDTKGVRRYIDKDGSIVPDAENVESSHMMIGEEPFNWNKVPFICFKYNDEEQPLLELVKSLIDDYDNKKSDNSNNLEDLPNSIFVIENFDGADLGEFRRNLSQFRAVKTRSGPNGGGGKVDTLNLEIDTEAFKTHMEMTRKNIYEFGRGVDMAAEKFNGATGVALKQLYNDLDMDANDMETEFQAALEQFLWFVNQHLLLITKGDFTTESVDVIFNRDILTSESDVITDGKNSVGLISNRTIISNHPWVTNAAEEEEQMKKEKEEAFLDAQSYGGLKEDEAPIDGGGGDE is encoded by the coding sequence ATGAGGACAGAAACAACAGCCATTATAGCTAACATCGCAGCAAACGCACCGATGAATGAAATGGCAATCATCAAACAGGAGATTCAACACTGGTTATCCTCAGATCTTCGGAAAATGATGCTTGAAGGAAATCGATACTACAGGAACAAAACGGACGCTCTCAAACGAAAGCGTATGGTTATTGGTCAAGATGGGATTTCGGTTGAGGACAAGAACCTAGCAAATAATAAGATCGTACACGGCTTCCTGCGGAAGCTAACGGATCAGAAGGTTGGATATCTGCTCTCTAAGCCAATGAGCCTGAAAACAAAAAATGAAGCGTATCAAGCTTTGCTAGAAGAGATATTCAATAAGTCATTTGCTAGGACACTCAAGAACCTTGGCAAGAAATCAATCATCAAAGGCAAAGAATGGCTTCACCCTTACTACGACGAAGTTGGAAACTTCTCCGTTGAAATCATCCCTAGTGAAGAGTGCATTCCGCAATGGAAGGATTCAGCACATACGATCCTAGACGCCATGATCCGATTCTATGATGTCGAAACCTATGTCGCATCCGAAAAACGGATTGTTAAGAAAATAGAGTATTGGGATACAAAAGGTGTTCGTCGTTATATCGATAAAGACGGTTCAATTGTTCCAGACGCAGAAAATGTGGAATCCTCACACATGATGATCGGCGAAGAACCGTTCAACTGGAATAAAGTTCCGTTCATTTGCTTCAAGTACAACGATGAGGAGCAACCACTCCTTGAACTGGTTAAGTCCCTTATTGACGATTACGATAACAAGAAATCGGATAATTCCAACAACCTCGAAGATTTACCTAACAGCATTTTTGTAATCGAAAACTTCGATGGTGCAGATTTAGGAGAGTTCAGACGCAATCTATCCCAATTCAGGGCTGTTAAAACACGTTCAGGTCCTAATGGGGGTGGCGGTAAGGTAGATACGCTAAATCTTGAAATAGACACAGAGGCATTCAAGACGCACATGGAAATGACTCGTAAGAACATTTATGAGTTCGGGCGCGGCGTAGATATGGCAGCTGAAAAGTTTAATGGAGCTACAGGGGTAGCGCTCAAGCAGCTTTACAACGATTTGGACATGGACGCGAACGACATGGAGACCGAGTTCCAAGCCGCCCTAGAGCAGTTTCTGTGGTTCGTCAATCAACACCTGTTACTAATCACTAAAGGAGACTTTACCACTGAGTCGGTAGACGTCATCTTTAACCGGGACATTCTTACAAGCGAATCTGACGTCATCACAGATGGAAAGAACAGTGTCGGGCTTATCAGTAACCGCACAATCATTTCTAACCACCCTTGGGTAACGAATGCTGCCGAGGAAGAGGAACAAATGAAGAAGGAGAAGGAAGAGGCGTTTTTGGATGCTCAATCTTACGGTGGACTGAAAGAGGATGAAGCCCCAATTGATGGAGGTGGTGGCGATGAATAA
- a CDS encoding minor capsid protein: protein MKSNAYWGKRLDALNEAQLNKAEQYVETMNEQYGKAMSKIERDMNDWYRRFANNNGIIDMAEARKLLTSGELKEFKWTVQDYIKAGRENAIDQRWMKELENASARVHINRLEAKKIQLQNEIEQLAGQKLTGTTGLLGGIYKDNYHRSIFELQKGAGVGTTFTKMDSNQINKILSKPWAPDGKNFSSRIWSDRTKLIAEMTTTLTQNLTSGVPLDQLINTFAKRMNVSRSDAERIILTESAYFSGQSRIDAYNELGVKEYKFTATLDRKTSTLCRDMDGKVFPLSEAQAGVNYPPLHSRCRSTTIPHFDDNVKERVAESEDKQVYSVPGDITYKEWAEKYAPYETEFLPNRDPIKVIEPPIVKTTEPKPFKIWYDETGENGPKIADLPTDALDKLKPDVPRKLGKASEEEALKYMEETERKIKAAADEHALAISDKGEIFHVRGDRSSVNLANIGHPRLNNSIVTHNHPDVGGEPGGSFSQEDVFAFFGLKLRELRAVDKKHKYRLTTTAPLTLTDDELGFLLLQAEDNYKVKLTLEQALAGYDAKHLTMIELAALVESLIYERE from the coding sequence ATGAAGTCCAATGCGTATTGGGGTAAACGGCTGGATGCACTAAATGAAGCCCAACTTAACAAAGCCGAACAGTACGTCGAGACGATGAACGAACAATATGGTAAGGCCATGTCGAAAATTGAGCGAGATATGAATGATTGGTACAGGCGCTTCGCTAACAACAATGGCATTATCGATATGGCTGAAGCTCGCAAGCTCCTAACCTCCGGAGAATTAAAGGAATTCAAGTGGACAGTCCAGGACTATATCAAGGCAGGCCGCGAGAATGCCATTGATCAACGGTGGATGAAAGAGTTAGAAAACGCATCAGCTCGCGTTCACATCAACCGTCTCGAAGCGAAGAAGATCCAGCTTCAAAACGAAATTGAGCAATTGGCAGGACAGAAACTTACCGGAACAACTGGTTTGCTAGGCGGCATCTACAAGGACAATTATCACCGATCAATCTTTGAGCTGCAAAAGGGTGCTGGAGTAGGCACAACGTTCACCAAGATGGACAGCAACCAAATCAACAAGATCCTATCAAAGCCGTGGGCACCGGATGGAAAGAACTTTTCTTCTCGTATTTGGAGTGATCGAACAAAGCTTATTGCTGAGATGACCACAACCTTAACGCAGAACCTAACAAGCGGTGTACCGCTCGACCAACTTATTAACACATTCGCCAAGCGTATGAATGTGTCTCGATCCGATGCAGAGCGTATTATTCTAACGGAGTCGGCTTACTTCTCTGGCCAATCTCGGATTGATGCTTATAACGAGTTAGGTGTAAAGGAGTATAAGTTCACCGCAACGCTTGATCGCAAGACATCAACCCTATGTAGGGATATGGACGGAAAGGTATTTCCGCTATCAGAGGCTCAGGCAGGCGTAAACTACCCACCACTCCATTCGCGCTGCCGTTCGACTACCATTCCTCATTTTGATGATAACGTTAAGGAGAGAGTCGCAGAGAGTGAGGATAAGCAAGTATACAGCGTACCTGGGGATATCACTTACAAAGAATGGGCTGAAAAGTACGCACCATACGAAACTGAGTTTTTGCCTAACCGAGATCCAATCAAAGTGATTGAACCACCAATAGTCAAAACAACAGAGCCAAAACCTTTCAAAATATGGTATGATGAGACAGGGGAGAACGGCCCTAAAATAGCCGACTTACCAACGGATGCATTAGATAAGCTTAAGCCGGACGTACCTCGAAAGCTTGGCAAAGCCAGCGAAGAGGAAGCGCTAAAGTACATGGAAGAAACAGAGCGTAAAATTAAAGCGGCGGCAGATGAACATGCACTTGCGATTTCCGATAAAGGCGAGATATTCCACGTTCGTGGAGATCGTAGCTCAGTCAATCTTGCTAACATCGGCCATCCAAGACTTAATAACAGTATTGTTACCCATAACCATCCAGACGTTGGTGGGGAACCGGGAGGCTCATTTAGCCAGGAGGATGTGTTTGCCTTCTTCGGTCTAAAACTCCGGGAATTGCGAGCGGTAGATAAAAAGCATAAGTACCGCCTTACAACAACCGCGCCCCTCACGCTCACAGACGATGAGCTCGGCTTCCTCCTCTTGCAAGCTGAGGATAATTACAAAGTTAAGCTAACGCTTGAACAGGCATTAGCGGGCTATGACGCCAAGCATTTAACGATGATCGAGCTAGCAGCTCTCGTCGAGTCCCTAATCTACGAAAGGGAGTAA
- a CDS encoding phage scaffolding protein, translating to MNKEQFIALGLPEDLAVKAAAASTDELKGFIPKTRFDEVNAAKLKAEKDVSDRDTQITELGKTAGMSEELKAQITKLQGENTVAKEKHEAELKELTLTTAIKTALTGKVHDESLAAGLFDRSKLVIDGEKVVGLDDQLKVLKESKAFLFKPDNPNPNPNPNGVTPHVGNSNSTPPVGASLKDALAAHYSK from the coding sequence ATGAACAAAGAGCAATTTATTGCATTGGGATTACCAGAAGATTTGGCCGTGAAGGCTGCTGCAGCATCAACCGATGAGTTGAAAGGTTTTATTCCTAAGACTCGTTTTGATGAGGTAAACGCCGCCAAATTGAAAGCGGAGAAAGATGTTTCGGATCGTGACACGCAGATTACTGAGTTAGGAAAAACTGCCGGTATGTCCGAGGAACTGAAGGCGCAAATCACGAAGCTGCAGGGTGAGAACACAGTGGCTAAGGAAAAGCACGAAGCAGAACTTAAGGAACTGACGCTGACCACCGCCATTAAAACGGCATTGACGGGCAAGGTTCACGATGAGTCGCTTGCTGCTGGTTTGTTTGATCGCTCTAAGTTGGTCATTGACGGAGAAAAGGTTGTCGGATTAGACGATCAGCTTAAGGTTTTGAAGGAGTCTAAGGCATTCCTATTCAAACCAGATAACCCTAATCCAAATCCTAATCCCAATGGAGTTACGCCTCATGTCGGTAATTCAAACTCTACTCCACCAGTAGGGGCATCATTGAAAGATGCACTCGCCGCACACTACAGCAAATAA
- a CDS encoding major capsid protein produces the protein MPVTLAEAKKNVQDDVQIGVIDEFRKSNWLLSNLTFDDAVSPTGGGATLTYGYTRLITQPTANFRAVNTEYTPQEVTKQRYNVDLKVFGGSYQIDRIIAGMGGIVSEVDMQMAQKIKAAQALFNDTVINGDSAVQATAFDGLEKALAGSTTELNPAAPIDLSSSSAVDSNYKVFLDEIDEFLALLDGKPTGLLMNAKLWAKFRACARRSSSFTETKDEFGRNITAYDGIPLVDVGEKPGTNQLVIPTDPTARTTSLYAVRLGMDGFHGVSMAGQAPIKTWLPDFATSGAVKTGEVEMVAAVALKATKAAGVMRKLKVG, from the coding sequence ATGCCAGTTACACTCGCAGAAGCAAAAAAGAACGTACAGGATGACGTGCAAATCGGGGTCATCGACGAATTTCGGAAATCGAACTGGTTGCTCAGCAATTTGACCTTTGACGATGCGGTATCACCAACCGGAGGCGGAGCGACATTGACCTACGGATATACACGACTCATTACGCAGCCGACAGCCAACTTCCGGGCAGTAAACACAGAGTACACACCGCAAGAAGTTACCAAACAGCGCTATAACGTAGACTTGAAAGTCTTCGGCGGATCCTATCAAATTGACCGGATCATCGCAGGAATGGGCGGGATTGTCAGTGAAGTTGATATGCAGATGGCGCAGAAGATTAAGGCAGCTCAGGCATTGTTTAATGATACAGTCATTAATGGCGACAGTGCGGTTCAAGCTACTGCGTTTGACGGATTAGAAAAAGCGTTGGCAGGAAGTACAACGGAGCTTAACCCGGCTGCTCCGATCGATCTTTCGTCCTCGTCCGCGGTGGATAGCAATTACAAAGTGTTCTTGGATGAGATCGACGAATTTCTCGCGCTGCTTGATGGCAAACCAACAGGCTTGCTCATGAACGCAAAGCTATGGGCGAAGTTCCGTGCTTGCGCTCGTCGCTCCAGTTCGTTCACCGAAACGAAAGATGAGTTCGGTCGAAACATCACAGCATACGATGGCATTCCACTTGTTGATGTCGGCGAGAAGCCAGGAACCAACCAACTCGTTATTCCAACGGATCCCACGGCGAGGACAACTAGCCTATATGCCGTTCGTCTTGGCATGGATGGTTTCCACGGTGTTTCGATGGCTGGACAAGCACCGATTAAAACGTGGTTGCCTGATTTCGCCACGTCAGGAGCAGTTAAGACAGGCGAGGTTGAAATGGTTGCAGCCGTCGCACTAAAAGCCACAAAAGCAGCTGGCGTTATGCGCAAACTTAAAGTGGGATAA
- a CDS encoding phage head-tail connector protein, which translates to MAINKAEILTLVKKRLGLPLNETTHDSLIDLYLDEIEQRILNYCNLQEVPDGLKYTWAAMVAVALTKEQSAILFPPPVVAEAFEISIGDTTVKEVKNPATPIIVRPSIAIVDEVVFDYQGELNSYRKLRW; encoded by the coding sequence GTGGCAATCAACAAAGCGGAGATCCTGACGCTAGTTAAGAAGCGTCTCGGCTTGCCTCTTAACGAAACGACTCATGACAGCCTGATCGACCTCTATTTAGATGAGATCGAGCAGCGCATCCTGAATTATTGTAATTTGCAAGAAGTACCGGATGGGCTTAAATACACATGGGCTGCAATGGTGGCTGTGGCCTTGACCAAGGAGCAATCAGCTATCTTGTTCCCACCCCCCGTTGTTGCTGAAGCATTTGAAATTAGCATTGGAGATACAACAGTCAAGGAAGTCAAAAACCCGGCAACTCCAATTATTGTCCGGCCATCCATTGCGATTGTGGATGAGGTTGTATTCGACTATCAAGGTGAGTTAAATAGTTATCGTAAGCTGAGGTGGTAG
- a CDS encoding ABC transporter ATP-binding protein — translation MIDYSKHRAAIEKLYEDKAKIIRYTNAEDPVSKKTRKQLTVICTDEPCRLSQTGLTKNGQTEAQNNIASESKLFISPELEIRQGDEIEVTKGGVTRKYQAGEPFPPYPTHQEVSLQRKDKA, via the coding sequence GTGATTGATTATTCCAAGCATCGCGCAGCTATCGAGAAACTTTACGAGGACAAGGCGAAGATCATCCGATACACCAATGCCGAAGATCCTGTAAGTAAAAAGACGCGCAAGCAGCTCACGGTAATTTGCACCGATGAGCCTTGCCGTCTATCGCAAACGGGACTCACAAAAAACGGGCAGACAGAGGCGCAGAACAACATCGCCTCAGAGTCCAAGTTATTTATCTCTCCGGAGCTAGAGATTAGGCAGGGTGACGAGATTGAGGTTACTAAGGGCGGGGTTACACGCAAGTATCAAGCGGGCGAACCTTTCCCGCCTTATCCCACTCATCAAGAGGTCAGTCTACAGCGCAAGGATAAAGCCTAA
- a CDS encoding HK97 gp10 family phage protein: MAGMGKFDTRELKAYHKRLKEMNEALPAFRIECIKELAARLLAKVISRTPVGPTGDLRRGWTIGDIVKSGNTYQVEIINAVDYALYVEYGHRTPDHSGWVEGRFMLTVSEEELERELPSFLERKHQEFMSRYLG; this comes from the coding sequence ATGGCGGGCATGGGTAAGTTTGACACCAGGGAGCTTAAGGCATACCACAAGCGCCTAAAAGAAATGAATGAAGCCTTGCCAGCTTTCCGGATTGAATGCATTAAGGAGCTGGCAGCTCGCCTACTCGCTAAGGTTATTTCAAGGACTCCTGTGGGCCCAACGGGGGATCTTCGGCGTGGTTGGACGATTGGCGATATCGTAAAATCAGGGAACACATATCAGGTGGAGATTATCAACGCCGTGGATTATGCTCTGTATGTCGAATATGGTCACCGAACACCAGACCATTCCGGTTGGGTTGAGGGACGCTTTATGCTTACGGTGTCTGAAGAAGAGCTTGAACGCGAGCTGCCTAGCTTCCTAGAACGCAAGCATCAAGAATTTATGAGTAGGTATTTGGGGTGA
- a CDS encoding phage tail terminator family protein yields the protein MITVNDVLNGVTRALAEHFPDMPRYGEEIKQGLDAPCFFIKLFPTSQTREVGRRYLRTHTFDIHYFPNPAIDENEDAHDIAEQLYSKLEYLLVGNGQCRGTRMRHEVIDGVMHFFVSYDFHIMRPAPQLPKMQSIEQEVKLQ from the coding sequence ATGATAACCGTCAATGACGTGCTGAACGGTGTGACACGAGCATTAGCCGAACACTTCCCGGATATGCCGCGATATGGAGAAGAGATCAAGCAGGGGCTAGATGCTCCCTGCTTTTTTATTAAGCTTTTTCCCACATCGCAGACACGGGAAGTAGGGCGGCGCTACCTGCGAACCCATACGTTCGACATTCACTATTTTCCTAATCCGGCGATAGACGAGAATGAAGATGCTCATGACATCGCAGAACAATTATATAGCAAGCTGGAGTATTTGCTGGTTGGTAATGGACAGTGCCGGGGGACGAGGATGCGCCATGAAGTCATAGACGGCGTGATGCATTTTTTCGTCAGCTATGATTTTCACATCATGCGCCCTGCACCTCAGTTACCTAAAATGCAATCAATTGAGCAGGAGGTTAAATTGCAATGA
- a CDS encoding phage tail sheath family protein, with amino-acid sequence MAGGTWVSQNKIRPGVYINFVGDGGPLGTLGERGIAAIALILPWGPSQSIMQIEAGEDVFVLLGHDIAAKDLLLVKESLKQAKTLLLYRLNIGTKATATSGTLTITAKHGGIRGNDIKVVIQANLDDNAKFDVITKLDGVTKDKQVVANVAELVANDWVVFSGTATLTASAGIPLVGGANGAVVNGDHTGFLMALELLDFQTVAYTGADSVLKGIYSAYVKRLRDDEGKKVQAVVANYPAADHEGVISVKNGVILSDGTKLTAEQATAWVAAATAAASVASSLTFQGYDDAIDANPRYTNAQIEAALVAGEFLFTANRDRAIVEQDINTLTSFTPDKTRPFAKNRIIRVLDGIGNDFKRIYESFYIGKVDNNADGRNLLKSECINYLDALQQAAAIQNFESADVIVLPGADSDSVYVELHVQPVDAIEKVYMKVKVK; translated from the coding sequence ATGGCCGGAGGCACATGGGTTTCCCAAAACAAAATCAGACCAGGCGTTTATATTAATTTCGTTGGAGATGGTGGGCCGCTTGGAACCCTTGGGGAGCGAGGCATTGCAGCAATTGCATTGATATTGCCTTGGGGACCATCTCAGTCGATTATGCAAATCGAGGCGGGTGAGGACGTATTCGTTTTGCTCGGCCATGATATCGCGGCTAAAGACCTCCTGCTAGTCAAGGAGAGCTTGAAGCAGGCTAAGACGCTATTACTCTATCGACTTAACATAGGGACTAAGGCGACAGCCACAAGCGGCACATTGACTATCACAGCTAAACATGGCGGTATTCGCGGCAATGACATTAAGGTTGTCATTCAAGCAAATCTAGATGACAACGCGAAGTTTGACGTTATTACCAAGCTAGATGGTGTAACCAAGGACAAACAAGTTGTCGCTAATGTTGCGGAGTTGGTCGCCAATGACTGGGTAGTATTCAGTGGCACAGCAACACTTACTGCATCTGCTGGCATTCCTCTTGTTGGTGGCGCAAACGGCGCGGTTGTTAACGGAGATCATACAGGATTCCTTATGGCTTTGGAATTGCTCGATTTCCAAACGGTAGCTTACACGGGCGCTGATAGTGTGCTGAAAGGAATCTATTCCGCCTACGTCAAGCGACTCAGAGACGATGAAGGTAAGAAGGTGCAGGCAGTTGTCGCCAATTACCCTGCTGCTGACCACGAAGGTGTAATTAGTGTCAAAAACGGTGTTATCCTCTCAGATGGTACTAAGCTAACTGCGGAGCAAGCAACCGCTTGGGTAGCTGCAGCAACAGCGGCGGCAAGTGTGGCGTCCTCGTTAACCTTCCAAGGATACGATGATGCCATTGATGCTAACCCTCGTTATACTAACGCACAGATTGAGGCGGCGTTAGTTGCTGGCGAGTTTTTATTTACCGCTAATCGTGACCGCGCAATTGTGGAGCAGGACATTAATACCCTTACTAGCTTCACTCCCGACAAGACGCGTCCTTTTGCAAAAAATCGCATCATTCGCGTGCTGGACGGGATTGGCAATGACTTCAAGCGCATTTACGAGTCTTTCTATATCGGCAAGGTAGACAACAATGCCGATGGCCGAAACCTTCTGAAGTCGGAATGTATCAATTACCTAGACGCACTTCAACAAGCGGCCGCAATCCAGAACTTTGAGTCAGCGGATGTCATTGTCTTGCCTGGTGCCGATTCGGACAGTGTCTATGTGGAGCTACATGTACAGCCGGTGGATGCAATTGAAAAAGTATACATGAAAGTGAAGGTGAAGTAG
- a CDS encoding phage tail tube protein, which produces MSYLKANDTINGQEGRAYATINGLVEEMFYIKSLEATVEKEKAEIKTLGRRGTQHKATGWSGSGSMTVYYVTSRFRKLMLNYIKNGVDTYFDIQVVNEDPNSTIGKQTVMLKGVNLDKVIFAKLDTESEALEEDLDFTFEDIDVLDFFGTPILG; this is translated from the coding sequence ATGTCCTATTTAAAAGCGAACGACACGATTAACGGTCAAGAGGGTCGAGCTTATGCCACGATAAACGGTCTGGTAGAAGAAATGTTTTACATCAAATCACTTGAAGCCACTGTTGAAAAGGAAAAGGCTGAGATCAAGACGCTTGGGCGCCGTGGCACACAGCATAAAGCAACAGGATGGTCTGGCAGTGGTAGTATGACCGTCTATTATGTGACCTCCCGTTTCCGTAAATTGATGCTGAATTACATTAAAAACGGCGTGGATACTTATTTCGACATTCAAGTCGTAAATGAAGATCCGAATTCCACTATCGGAAAACAAACGGTCATGCTTAAAGGCGTTAACTTGGATAAGGTGATTTTCGCTAAGCTCGACACGGAGTCCGAAGCACTTGAAGAAGACCTGGACTTTACTTTCGAAGACATTGACGTCTTAGACTTTTTCGGTACACCAATACTCGGATAA
- a CDS encoding phage tail assembly chaperone, with product MSELSAFYAQNVATEETETFIVSDRFKDKDGQPVAWQLRSMTEAENEECRKAATRKVKGKNGAQVPETNSDDYLAKLAVASTIFPNLKDSELQKSYGVLGAESLLRKMLRPGEYVGLVQKVQQLNGFDKDMNELVDEVKNS from the coding sequence ATGAGTGAATTAAGCGCGTTTTACGCACAGAATGTGGCAACGGAAGAGACAGAGACGTTTATCGTCTCTGATCGGTTTAAGGACAAGGATGGACAGCCCGTGGCATGGCAGCTTCGCAGTATGACGGAAGCAGAAAACGAAGAATGCCGTAAAGCTGCAACACGGAAGGTAAAAGGTAAGAACGGGGCTCAGGTACCGGAAACTAATTCAGATGATTACCTTGCTAAACTTGCAGTTGCCAGTACGATCTTTCCAAATCTAAAGGACTCGGAGTTGCAAAAGTCGTATGGTGTGCTCGGCGCCGAATCTTTGCTGCGTAAAATGCTTCGGCCTGGGGAGTACGTGGGCCTCGTTCAAAAGGTGCAGCAGCTAAACGGGTTTGACAAGGATATGAACGAATTGGTCGATGAGGTAAAAAACTCATAA
- a CDS encoding peptidoglycan-binding protein LysM: protein MSVAIFLSYNNQEEVLQIPVNPESIEFSDGLTSKTYEVVGLGEINVIKGMKLQEYSFSSFFPAKGTRQYYNTLLKDSVDPLLETSYVYTPQKYVEYIRGWMASKYPARFTFSDGDFKISEAVSIEKFDWKEVAGSPGDIEYTLTLKKYVFYAPKRVTVVTNLVTGAKTIQQKSARPDERVKPTTHKLVAGENLLIVARKYLGNSGRWREIQKLNGLTDAQLKNLQVGLVLKLPT, encoded by the coding sequence ATGAGTGTTGCTATTTTTCTGTCGTATAACAATCAAGAAGAAGTGCTTCAAATACCAGTAAACCCCGAAAGCATTGAATTTAGTGATGGTCTCACAAGTAAAACCTATGAGGTTGTCGGACTTGGGGAGATTAACGTCATAAAAGGGATGAAACTGCAAGAGTATTCGTTCTCTAGCTTCTTCCCTGCAAAAGGAACCCGTCAATACTACAATACACTACTCAAGGACTCAGTTGATCCCTTGCTTGAGACTAGCTACGTTTATACACCCCAGAAATATGTGGAGTATATAAGGGGATGGATGGCGTCTAAATATCCAGCCCGGTTCACTTTTTCGGATGGTGATTTTAAAATAAGTGAAGCTGTTAGCATCGAAAAATTTGACTGGAAAGAAGTCGCTGGATCTCCCGGTGACATTGAGTACACCCTCACACTAAAGAAGTATGTTTTTTACGCCCCGAAACGAGTGACTGTGGTTACGAATCTAGTAACAGGGGCAAAGACGATCCAACAGAAGAGTGCGAGGCCTGACGAGCGTGTTAAGCCTACGACACACAAACTCGTTGCGGGTGAAAATTTGCTAATCGTAGCAAGAAAGTATTTAGGCAACTCCGGTCGATGGAGGGAAATCCAGAAGCTGAACGGTCTTACAGACGCTCAACTAAAGAATTTACAAGTCGGCTTAGTTCTTAAGTTACCAACATAG